Part of the Primulina huaijiensis isolate GDHJ02 chromosome 15, ASM1229523v2, whole genome shotgun sequence genome is shown below.
CTGACGACTGGACCAGGGTCGTTTAAGTCACTGTGAACATCTGCCACATATTTTGAAGCATCTTCCACCAACACGACAGCATGCTGTCCGTGAGGCCTAAATCACACATATTGAACCAACTTAAGATTTGGGTTCAGTTCGAATAAAccgataaaatcaataaaaaaaaaaagggggccGAATCAATCACACCTGCTAATTAGCTTAATGCTGTTTTTAAGGCGTTCAAGAAGTTTCGTCAAGCTGTAACCGGCTTTCCCATGTCTCTGGCTTTCAGTCAAGTACCCTTCTGCTTGTAGAGTTCTTCCGTATCTCTCATAGTATATCATAGGAAGAGAAGCAATCGAAACGGGGCTACCACCTCGAGATTTTATTAACTCTGCAATATCTTGCCCAAGTTTCTCGAGGGACCCTGGTGAAAAGGCTTGATCATCGGCACCAACTTCAAATGAATTTGGACCAAAATCATTGGTATAGACATCCGGAAAAGATTCCCCATGCAAAAACTTACAATTACTGCCATGCTTACAGAACCCCCTACTGAAATAGTGACAAGTCTTAACCGGAAAATCCATGAAGTTCTGAGAATTCCGGCAACCCCTAATGACAAAATTGTCAAATGCTGCTTCGTGACTATAGTAATCATTTGGGCCTAAACTCATTGTCTCCAACGGGTCATCAAAACTAAATTGAGTATGTAAACCGTACTCTTCAGGTATAGGATCAGAATAAGTCATCGGCTTATTAAGCATAGACGGAGAGTTCCAATAAGGCATTGGCACCCTTCGAAACGGGCTTGACAAGGTTCGCGGTGAAGATGGCGAAAAGTGTGGAAACTGGATAGAAGGACCCGATAACGGGCTTGGATTCATGTTTGGCGAAATTGGGGGAGAAATGACTGGTGGTGAGGCTAAATGAAGAGCAGCTTTGGTATTTTGAATCAAGTTGTGGATTACAGTATCCGGCGCCATAGCCAACCGAATCATTTCTTGATCAGGAAGACCTTTTAAGAAGACATACCCTGCGATCTTCCGACCAATGAGTTCGGGTTCCAATTTCAAGATTCTATCGTGAACAACCTTAGCAGCTTGGAATGAATCCATTTTTCATCTATTCACTGGAAACACACCACAAGTTAACTTCGAAACACAATTCCAAAACATAAACAAGTAAAAAAGAAGACAAATGAACAAAGGAATTCAACTGAATAACATAAATTAAACACGGTAGGGGATTAGATGAAATAATAGAAAAtcttcccaaaaaaaaatttccaaacgTAAAATTTTCCAATTCTAGAAGTCGAAAGGATAActataaagttttaaaaaaaaacataatccGCAACAGCGATGAAAAAGGCTGGAATTGTGACAGAAAACCAAAACGAAACATTATTCAAAACCAGTAATAAATCGAATATTAAGTTGCCAACAATGCCACATGCACCCAAAAAGAGATCTTGCAGATAAAATTACCCGGACATGGAAAAAAAACACATGAAACCACATAGTAGAATGTTTTTAACAATCAACCCAAAACGCGCCTTATACACACAGACACAGACATATATAGACAAATTTAAAGAAACCCCAGTATTTTACAGTTTCAAGAAAACAAACAAGTGAACcgagttttcaaattaaaaatcaaacttttctCGGAAATACGAAACATTTCCAAAACAAGAATGGATGATGAAACCTTACCTTCAGTTATTATTCAACTGATCAGAAAAGAAAAATACATCATCACTATTATCTGTATACGAACAGAGAAGCTTTAGAGTTTTTGAAAAGCTCTCGCCTGTGAAATTACTTCTTATATTCTACTGGAATTTCCAAAATTTCGTCTTTCttggaaaaaaagaagagagattcgGGGAATGCTTATCATTTCATGTACAGCAGGGAAATGATTTGAAATCTTATATATCATATCAATAAACAAAAGAAATTCCTAGATTTACGACGTGGGTTGATGACAGCTTGATTTTGTGTTACGAAAGTACCCTCGTCGAATTCACAAATTtaccatttttttaatatcaaacaATTCCAAATTTCGGAAATTCCAATGTGCGGAAGTTGCAGCACAAATGTCGCCAAAGTACAACCTACGTGTACTCGCGGCGAATCTGTCCGCTTCTGCCTCCTTTAGATCGCTATCAGCCGTTGGATTGTTTTCCTGAGTCTTTGCTATTTGGATTGGGTATCAAATCTGACGGTTGACAATACATCaagattattttatattatatttcatataatttatgatttagatttaaaaaaaaaaaaacaagtttgACACTAGGAAATGATAAGATCGATGATTAGGatgcataaaatatcatttagtgGCAATTCGGTACAACagatatcttgtgagacgattttacatatttttattcatgaaaCGAGTCAATCTTTGTTATATgtacaataaaatataatattgttaacataaaaaataatttttttcatgaacgatccaaatagtatatatatatcacaaaattgacatgtgaaatcctctcacataagtttttatgTTCAAATTAGATaactgaaatttaaaaaaaatgcaatttgtATGATAAGTTGATTagataatggaaaatgatctaaataaaagatatatattatatttcaaatatgatataatatatcCAATTTGTTGTGTCAATGTCAATTCCGAACAACTAGACAATGGGTTATGTCAATTGGCTGTCCCAACTAATGACTAATCAAATAATTCGAATGATTaggaatattaaattaaattaatcaataaattaatattttaaaataaagaatgggCAATTTGGGGAAATCCAAGTGATAAAGGACCGTTTCAAAAGGCAAGCTAATGGGATATATAACGTCAACGAAGATAGAGGaaaatcagttttttttttaaaaaatattatttaaaaaagtattttattttttattcttggCTTTTTGACAATTAGGAGGGGAAAAtggtttttaaataatttagtatgCAGATACGAGGAAGCCTTGTGCTTATCATTTGTGgataaaatattatgttttaaaatttaaaaacctttaattatttaatacgaataatattttatcattaaattcttagtttttaaaaaaaattatgtttttttattgcatA
Proteins encoded:
- the LOC140959745 gene encoding zinc finger CCCH domain-containing protein 18-like isoform X2, with product MDSFQAAKVVHDRILKLEPELIGRKIAGYVFLKGLPDQEMIRLAMAPDTVIHNLIQNTKAALHLASPPVISPPISPNMNPSPLSGPSIQFPHFSPSSPRTLSSPFRRVPMPYWNSPSMLNKPMTYSDPIPEEYGLHTQFSFDDPLETMSLGPNDYYSHEAAFDNFVIRGCRNSQNFMDFPVKTCHYFSRGFCKHGSNCKFLHGESFPDVYTNDFGPNSFEVGADDQAFSPGSLEKLGQDIAELIKSRGGSPVSIASLPMIYYERYGRTLQAEGYLTESQRHGKAGYSLTKLLERLKNSIKLISRPHGQHAVVLVEDASKYVADVHSDLNDPGPVVSGSRQIYLTFPAESTFTEEDVSNHFSSFGQVQDVRIPCQQKRMFGFVTFASADTVRMILSKGNPHYVCGARVLVKPYREKSKLIDRKYQEPYYYHSHPVDYDTELQARLESSRLFRRQLMEDQERALNLEAMRLSQLQLSGKTLPTQSCLGYSMDDLKFPKGRIKFQSNHNYFLDVMNTGSTSDKYTTNNCSDQESAQGLNLPDSPFTVGSSISAVI
- the LOC140959745 gene encoding zinc finger CCCH domain-containing protein 18-like isoform X1, encoding MDSFQAAKVVHDRILKLEPELIGRKIAGYVFLKGLPDQEMIRLAMAPDTVIHNLIQNTKAALHLASPPVISPPISPNMNPSPLSGPSIQFPHFSPSSPRTLSSPFRRVPMPYWNSPSMLNKPMTYSDPIPEEYGLHTQFSFDDPLETMSLGPNDYYSHEAAFDNFVIRGCRNSQNFMDFPVKTCHYFSRGFCKHGSNCKFLHGESFPDVYTNDFGPNSFEVGADDQAFSPGSLEKLGQDIAELIKSRGGSPVSIASLPMIYYERYGRTLQAEGYLTESQRHGKAGYSLTKLLERLKNSIKLISRPHGQHAVVLVEDASKYVADVHSDLNDPGPVVSGSRQIYLTFPAESTFTEEDVSNHFSSFGQVQDVRIPCQQKRMFGFVTFASADTVRMILSKGNPHYVCGARVLVKPYREKSKLIDRKYQEPYYYHSHPVDYDTELQATGLESSRLFRRQLMEDQERALNLEAMRLSQLQLSGKTLPTQSCLGYSMDDLKFPKGRIKFQSNHNYFLDVMNTGSTSDKYTTNNCSDQESAQGLNLPDSPFTVGSSISAVI